One region of Rhodocaloribacter litoris genomic DNA includes:
- the recG gene encoding ATP-dependent DNA helicase RecG — MDDDVFQTSLQFLKGVGPRRAAVLEKAGLHTFHDLLHFYPRRYLDRSTVVPIRRLDDSGAPVTVVGTVRAAGLVPGKNRKRYELIVEDESGGRLTCVWFQGIGWVSKVFKPGDRVAFHGKPQRYGSRFSMTHPDFDKLDEEGPALATGRIIALYPGGAAFQKAGLTSRTFRRVIYGLFKEHGLKLRDPFPAWLREAYDLIDGRVALRAIHFPKSQGELARARTRLKFEELFYIQLMLALTRQSREEVAGLRFGPPGAFVHRFLHEVLPFELTNAQKEAVRQIVADTQSGLQMNRLVQGDVGSGKTVVAIAAMLHALDNGYQSAFMAPTEILAEQHYANLRKYLDPLGVEVRLLIGGQRKALREEILADLAEGRAHIAVGTHAVIQEGVAFHNLGMAIVDEQHRFGVMQRAELFRKGERPHMLLMTATPIPRSLAMTLYGDLDVTLIKERPAGRKPIQTWLRSEKRRGEVYDFIRRQLREGRQCYVVYPLVEESEKLDLKDAESGYEKLKAEFRPYKVDLIHGRMLPYEKDEAMERFKRGETDILVATTVIEVGVDVPNATVMVIEHAERFGLSQLHQLRGRVGRGGEQSYCILMADYKRSAEAEARLNAMVQTDDGFAISEMDLKLRGAGDFFGTRQSGLPDLKIADITQDQELLMQAREAAFELVRRDPHLRDPAHADIRAHYEAHYAPLRDGFARVG; from the coding sequence ATGGATGACGACGTATTCCAGACTTCGCTGCAGTTCCTGAAGGGGGTGGGGCCGCGCCGCGCCGCCGTGCTCGAGAAGGCCGGTCTGCATACCTTCCACGACCTGCTGCATTTCTACCCCCGCCGCTACCTCGACCGCTCCACCGTCGTCCCCATCCGTCGCCTCGACGACAGCGGGGCGCCGGTGACGGTCGTGGGCACGGTGCGGGCTGCCGGCCTGGTGCCGGGCAAGAACCGCAAGCGGTACGAACTGATCGTGGAGGACGAGAGCGGCGGGCGCCTCACCTGCGTCTGGTTCCAGGGCATCGGCTGGGTGAGCAAGGTGTTCAAGCCCGGCGACCGGGTGGCTTTTCACGGCAAGCCGCAACGCTACGGCAGCCGCTTCTCGATGACCCACCCCGACTTCGACAAGCTCGACGAGGAGGGGCCGGCGCTCGCCACGGGTCGTATCATCGCCCTCTACCCGGGCGGGGCCGCCTTCCAGAAGGCCGGCCTGACGAGCCGCACCTTCCGCCGCGTCATCTACGGCCTGTTCAAGGAGCACGGGCTGAAGCTGCGCGACCCGTTCCCCGCCTGGCTGCGCGAGGCCTACGACCTGATCGACGGGCGCGTGGCGCTGCGGGCCATCCATTTCCCGAAGAGCCAGGGCGAGCTGGCCCGCGCCCGCACCCGGCTCAAGTTCGAAGAACTCTTCTACATCCAGCTCATGCTGGCGCTGACACGGCAGTCGCGCGAGGAGGTGGCCGGACTGCGCTTTGGCCCGCCGGGTGCGTTCGTGCACCGGTTCCTTCACGAGGTGCTGCCGTTCGAGTTGACCAACGCGCAGAAAGAGGCCGTACGCCAGATCGTGGCCGACACGCAGAGCGGGCTCCAGATGAACCGCCTCGTTCAGGGGGACGTGGGCAGCGGCAAGACCGTGGTGGCCATCGCCGCGATGCTGCACGCCCTCGACAACGGCTACCAGAGCGCTTTCATGGCCCCGACGGAGATCCTGGCCGAGCAGCACTATGCCAACCTCCGCAAGTACCTCGACCCGCTGGGTGTGGAGGTGCGGCTGCTCATCGGCGGGCAGCGCAAGGCCCTGCGCGAGGAGATCCTGGCGGACCTGGCCGAGGGCCGCGCCCACATCGCCGTGGGCACGCACGCCGTCATCCAGGAGGGCGTCGCCTTCCACAATCTGGGCATGGCCATCGTGGACGAGCAGCACCGCTTCGGGGTGATGCAGCGGGCCGAGCTGTTCCGCAAGGGCGAGCGGCCCCACATGCTGCTCATGACCGCCACCCCCATCCCGCGCTCGCTCGCCATGACCCTCTACGGCGACCTCGACGTGACGCTCATCAAGGAGCGCCCCGCCGGCCGTAAGCCCATCCAGACCTGGCTCCGCTCGGAGAAACGCCGGGGCGAGGTGTATGATTTCATCCGCCGGCAGCTCCGCGAGGGGCGGCAGTGCTACGTCGTCTACCCGCTGGTGGAGGAGAGCGAGAAGCTGGACCTGAAGGACGCCGAGTCGGGCTATGAGAAGCTGAAGGCCGAGTTCCGGCCCTACAAGGTGGACCTCATCCACGGGCGCATGTTGCCCTACGAGAAGGACGAGGCCATGGAGCGCTTCAAGCGCGGCGAGACGGACATCCTGGTGGCCACGACCGTCATCGAGGTAGGCGTGGACGTACCCAACGCCACGGTGATGGTTATCGAGCACGCCGAGCGCTTCGGGCTGAGCCAGCTCCACCAGCTGCGCGGCCGCGTCGGGCGCGGCGGCGAGCAGAGCTACTGCATCCTCATGGCCGACTACAAACGCTCCGCCGAGGCCGAAGCCCGCCTCAACGCCATGGTGCAGACCGACGACGGCTTCGCCATCAGCGAGATGGACCTGAAGCTGCGCGGCGCAGGCGACTTCTTCGGCACGCGCCAGAGCGGTTTGCCTGACCTGAAGATCGCCGACATCACGCAGGACCAGGAGCTCCTGATGCAGGCCCGTGAGGCCGCCTTCGAGCTCGTCCGCCGCGACCCCCACCTGCGCGACCCCGCGCACGCGGACATCCGCGCGCACTACGAGGCCCATTACGCCCCGCTCCGTGACGGCTTCGCCCGCGTGGGGTGA
- a CDS encoding response regulator, whose amino-acid sequence MILIVEDNPFTHRLFQYMLDKDYHLRMVSDEETALIMARRARYDLVLMDIHLGTDRTGLDAMLSIRDIEGYEDIPVIAVTAYAEHLGREKLLELGFDEYVPKPFTRRTLVNAIERMLEARKNRDGTPSRHVRPSDTIIEYYRNYWNSWPEEA is encoded by the coding sequence ATGATCCTGATCGTGGAGGATAACCCCTTCACGCATCGCCTTTTCCAGTACATGCTGGACAAGGACTACCATCTCCGGATGGTTTCCGACGAGGAGACGGCGCTCATCATGGCCCGACGCGCCCGGTACGACCTGGTGCTGATGGACATCCACCTGGGCACGGACCGCACGGGGCTCGACGCCATGCTTTCCATCCGGGATATCGAGGGGTATGAGGACATACCCGTGATCGCCGTGACGGCCTATGCCGAACACCTGGGCCGGGAGAAGCTGCTCGAACTGGGCTTCGACGAGTACGTCCCCAAGCCGTTCACTCGCCGGACGCTCGTCAACGCCATCGAGCGCATGCTCGAAGCCCGAAAGAACCGGGATGGAACCCCCTCGCGCCACGTGCGGCCGAGTGATACCATCATCGAATATTACCGCAATTACTGGAATTCGTGGCCGGAAGAGGCCTGA
- a CDS encoding ATP-binding protein, whose translation MPDHLPPGDATPPAPAAAPADLLEKYTAHYPEWAREFARKYFTKTLTQFILYGNVRDLVPTVDTQGRRTYVSLRQFLKDELFAARDIVLFYDRSSGIHFADKASQQDFNRALSGYDTIFGTEYARKLPKDPVRVFSVLENYFRLRLADGKRIACVIDYAETIVPMAEASMYSAEDRNALVFLQKWSHDALFLESDFTIVLVTENLTQLNQQLVQSPYTAEIQIPIPDEPARRTFVEWYVQGREEAFRQHSEVSPRALAQHTAGLNFIQLRTILADVLENRSELTFDLLSRLKKEFIEAEAYGMLEFIETDWNLDMVAGHDEAKAHLRQAARALKNGRPDVMPMGYLVSGPVGTGKTFMITCFAGEIGIPMVKLKNFRSMWQGQTEGNLEKILTLLEAMTPVAVMIDEADAALGDRDVEGDSGVSKRVFGQIASFMSNPRHRGRIIFFLVTARPDLMPVDLKRQGRAEEHLALFYPSNRAAREELLRVMMRRTGVELPMDQVPETLLNGERTFSGADMEALLTRAKFRAAAGDGRVTREILQETVDDFIPPTYPLEVELQNLVAVLECTSRALLPEAFRDMDREAIVQRIEAIKRLI comes from the coding sequence ATGCCCGACCACCTGCCTCCCGGCGACGCGACGCCCCCCGCCCCGGCCGCCGCACCGGCCGACCTGCTGGAAAAATACACGGCCCACTATCCGGAATGGGCGCGGGAGTTCGCCCGGAAGTACTTCACCAAAACCCTCACCCAGTTCATCCTCTACGGGAACGTCCGGGACCTCGTCCCGACGGTCGACACGCAGGGCCGCCGCACCTACGTGTCCCTGCGGCAATTTCTCAAGGACGAGCTTTTCGCCGCCCGGGACATCGTCCTGTTCTATGACCGTTCCAGCGGCATCCACTTCGCCGACAAGGCATCACAGCAGGACTTCAACCGGGCGCTCTCGGGCTACGACACCATCTTCGGCACCGAGTACGCCCGGAAGCTCCCGAAAGACCCGGTGCGCGTCTTCTCGGTGCTCGAAAACTACTTCCGCCTGCGCCTGGCCGACGGCAAACGCATCGCCTGCGTGATCGACTACGCGGAGACGATCGTGCCGATGGCCGAAGCCTCCATGTACTCGGCCGAAGACCGGAACGCGCTCGTCTTCCTCCAGAAATGGTCGCACGATGCCCTCTTCCTCGAAAGTGACTTCACGATCGTCCTCGTCACCGAGAACCTGACGCAACTCAACCAGCAGCTCGTCCAGAGCCCGTACACCGCCGAGATCCAGATCCCTATTCCCGACGAGCCGGCCCGCCGGACGTTCGTCGAATGGTACGTGCAGGGGCGGGAAGAAGCCTTCAGGCAGCACTCGGAGGTCAGCCCCCGGGCGCTGGCCCAGCACACGGCCGGCCTCAACTTCATCCAGCTCCGCACCATCCTGGCCGACGTGCTCGAGAACCGGTCGGAGCTGACGTTCGACCTGCTCTCGCGGCTGAAGAAGGAATTCATTGAGGCCGAGGCGTACGGGATGCTCGAGTTCATCGAGACGGACTGGAACCTGGACATGGTCGCCGGGCACGACGAGGCCAAGGCCCACCTGCGCCAGGCTGCCCGGGCGCTCAAGAACGGCCGTCCGGACGTGATGCCGATGGGCTACCTGGTCTCCGGGCCCGTGGGCACCGGCAAGACGTTCATGATCACGTGCTTCGCCGGCGAGATCGGCATCCCGATGGTCAAGCTGAAAAACTTCCGCTCGATGTGGCAGGGGCAGACCGAGGGCAACCTGGAGAAGATCCTGACGTTGCTGGAGGCCATGACCCCCGTGGCCGTGATGATCGACGAGGCCGACGCAGCCCTCGGCGACCGGGACGTCGAGGGCGACTCGGGCGTCTCGAAGCGCGTCTTCGGGCAGATCGCCTCGTTCATGAGCAACCCCCGGCACCGCGGGCGCATCATCTTCTTCCTGGTCACCGCCCGCCCGGACCTGATGCCCGTCGACCTGAAACGCCAGGGACGGGCCGAGGAACACCTGGCCCTCTTCTACCCCTCCAACCGCGCGGCGCGCGAAGAACTGCTCCGCGTGATGATGCGCCGCACCGGCGTCGAACTGCCCATGGACCAGGTGCCCGAGACGCTGCTCAACGGCGAACGCACCTTCAGCGGGGCCGACATGGAAGCCCTGCTGACCCGCGCCAAGTTTCGCGCCGCCGCCGGCGACGGCCGGGTCACCCGCGAAATCCTGCAGGAAACGGTCGACGATTTCATCCCGCCGACCTACCCGCTCGAAGTGGAGCTGCAAAACCTGGTGGCCGTCCTCGAATGCACCAGCCGCGCCCTGCTGCCGGAGGCCTTCCGGGACATGGACCGGGAGGCCATCGTGCAGCGCATCGAAGCGATCAAACGGCTGATTTGA
- a CDS encoding type II toxin-antitoxin system Phd/YefM family antitoxin, with the protein MYSTKGIEAVATITELRSKTSDLVEHAKTIDRGILIQKNNEPYAVLISYDLYLKLLAASEAAARKRNKGGGGSGS; encoded by the coding sequence ATGTACAGCACCAAAGGAATCGAGGCGGTCGCGACCATCACCGAGTTGCGCTCCAAGACCTCCGATCTCGTCGAGCATGCCAAGACAATTGATCGTGGTATTCTGATCCAGAAGAACAACGAGCCTTACGCTGTTCTGATCAGTTATGATCTTTATCTGAAGCTGCTGGCGGCCAGTGAGGCCGCGGCGCGGAAACGCAACAAAGGTGGCGGTGGAAGCGGGTCGTGA
- a CDS encoding VWA domain-containing protein: protein MRHPGTRCYRPAAWVLLLLVALAGCDANDEAARCEIFQTCDVTATLNVALIEHQTRPPANVSLLFKVDTEDGAPVPGLQPANFDIFENEQLVSRFESRQSIVPKAGQFRFTVALLLDLSGSIVASESLEPLKAAARSFVEATLFARDDPRYGEIEMGIWWFDGQAELVPLVGVTSDPDLLLAGIEDITADLPKDNSTNLYGAVVQGIDQIDQRLEVLVREQIIAAGTVVLFTDGTDQASRVPRSEAMTAVRRARPDVSIYAIGLGGEIDEATLTEIGRDGFVAASRIDDLLPRFQEIAGFIRDEANSYYLLEYCSPKRSGEHELTVRVTDGTAVGLLATRFEANEFTAGCTVSQVLAKVGGGR, encoded by the coding sequence ATGCGACATCCCGGAACCCGTTGCTACCGACCCGCAGCCTGGGTGCTGCTCCTCCTCGTCGCGCTGGCCGGCTGCGATGCGAACGACGAGGCCGCCCGCTGCGAAATCTTTCAGACCTGCGACGTGACGGCGACCCTCAACGTTGCCCTCATCGAGCACCAGACGCGGCCGCCCGCCAACGTGTCCCTGCTGTTCAAGGTGGATACGGAAGACGGGGCGCCCGTGCCGGGCCTGCAACCGGCGAACTTCGACATCTTCGAGAACGAGCAGCTCGTCTCGCGCTTCGAGTCCCGCCAGAGCATCGTGCCGAAGGCGGGGCAGTTCCGGTTCACCGTGGCCCTCCTGCTGGACCTGAGCGGGAGCATCGTCGCCAGCGAGAGTCTGGAGCCGCTCAAGGCGGCGGCCCGGAGCTTCGTCGAAGCGACCCTGTTTGCCCGCGACGATCCCCGCTATGGCGAGATCGAGATGGGCATCTGGTGGTTCGATGGGCAGGCCGAGCTGGTGCCGCTCGTGGGGGTGACGAGCGACCCGGATCTGCTCTTGGCCGGGATCGAAGACATCACAGCTGACCTGCCGAAAGACAACTCGACCAACCTCTACGGCGCCGTCGTGCAGGGCATCGATCAGATCGATCAACGGCTGGAGGTCCTCGTGCGGGAGCAGATCATCGCGGCCGGGACGGTCGTGCTCTTCACCGACGGTACCGACCAGGCCAGCCGGGTACCGCGCTCCGAGGCGATGACGGCCGTGCGGCGTGCCAGGCCGGACGTGTCGATCTATGCCATCGGCCTCGGGGGGGAGATCGATGAGGCCACCCTGACGGAGATCGGCCGGGACGGCTTCGTGGCCGCCTCCCGTATCGACGACCTGCTGCCCCGTTTCCAGGAGATCGCCGGCTTCATCCGGGACGAGGCCAACAGTTATTACCTGCTCGAGTACTGCTCGCCCAAGCGCAGCGGCGAGCATGAACTCACGGTGCGCGTTACCGATGGGACGGCGGTAGGACTGCTGGCCACGCGGTTTGAAGCGAACGAGTTCACGGCCGGCTGCACCGTCTCGCAGGTGCTCGCGAAGGTCGGGGGCGGCCGGTAA
- a CDS encoding MBL fold metallo-hydrolase, which translates to MRTAALRLLPLAILLGLVPPVALAQPNFDEVQIQTIPVAEGVFMLAGRGGNIGLSVGEDGAFLIDDQYAPLTDKIKAAVAAQTEQPIRFVVNTHWHGDHTGGNENMGQAGAVIVAHENVRRRMSTEQFIEAFNSRTPPAPPAALPVVTFTDAVTFHWNGDEIHVFHVDPAHTDGDAIIFFRRANVIHMGDTYFNGMYPFIDVSSGGTLAGMIAAVDRVLPMTHEDTKIIPGHGPLSNRAELMAYREMLATVHARMKALIADGKSRDEAIAARPTADLDATWGRGFLQPDVWVGIVYDAVAAEE; encoded by the coding sequence ATGCGCACCGCTGCTCTTCGCCTCCTTCCCCTCGCGATCCTGCTCGGCCTTGTCCCCCCGGTCGCTCTCGCCCAGCCGAATTTCGACGAGGTGCAGATTCAGACCATCCCCGTGGCCGAAGGCGTGTTCATGCTCGCCGGTCGGGGCGGCAACATCGGCCTGTCGGTCGGCGAGGACGGCGCCTTCCTGATCGACGACCAGTACGCCCCGCTGACGGACAAGATCAAGGCGGCCGTGGCGGCACAGACGGAGCAGCCCATCCGGTTCGTGGTCAACACCCACTGGCATGGTGACCACACCGGCGGCAACGAGAACATGGGGCAGGCCGGCGCGGTGATCGTGGCCCACGAGAACGTCCGGCGCCGCATGAGCACCGAGCAGTTCATCGAAGCCTTCAATTCGCGGACGCCTCCGGCCCCGCCGGCCGCCCTGCCCGTGGTCACCTTCACCGACGCCGTCACCTTCCACTGGAACGGCGACGAGATCCACGTCTTCCACGTCGACCCGGCCCACACCGATGGCGACGCCATCATCTTCTTCCGCCGCGCCAACGTGATCCATATGGGGGACACCTACTTCAACGGCATGTACCCGTTCATCGACGTCTCCAGCGGGGGGACCCTCGCCGGCATGATCGCCGCCGTGGATCGGGTGCTGCCGATGACCCACGAGGACACGAAGATCATTCCCGGCCACGGACCGCTCTCGAACCGTGCCGAACTCATGGCCTACCGGGAGATGCTCGCGACCGTGCACGCGCGGATGAAGGCCCTCATCGCCGACGGCAAGAGCCGGGACGAGGCCATCGCCGCCCGGCCTACCGCCGACCTGGATGCCACCTGGGGCCGCGGTTTCCTCCAGCCCGACGTGTGGGTCGGCATCGTCTACGACGCCGTGGCCGCCGAAGAGTAG
- a CDS encoding DEAD/DEAH box helicase, with protein MSYVRAPVVPEQYEVMERETSTTPSPPNSPSLSDNPSTLPGISLRNGFRFRRGQQAFLEKLAAAFARGEMNHLGVFVPGYGKTITALASFVVAHALDIARKLVVFVPRGNLRDQYADGEALGRLFRNLGAPPFTFCVADSERVFLKNLKTQIIITTYQYASGRGGHKALKQYCASAPCMFVFDEVHHLAEDGLWAEKIAAFPHVCSVALSGTPMRSDNKTLFGVPMAPGDDEHEYYVALHEVTMRDAHEEGGILKRVRAHVVDYRLKMVRGDTGEEVELSLSGMRELGQSSREIDTYLARRKLRFHEVYLESLLKPAFDVFAEKRRRLREVLTRTGRAARGPFRNHQMLIIAMSNRHAAAILDFVRARFPQYAADRIGQDLPAATCQARLDDYREGRLDVMVQVDMIGEGTDIKPISVIVKADLVRAVSKTLQQVFRGMRYFDGFDEEANVCDIFAADDSEVVSVLEWITSEEQLGVRRRREREAREAPPAREALETSRWELKHVEHQRIKSHSLELFPGSGERSALYLRELHAAPPRREAASHAVDVQAREKALRKACADLAAELHHVLTAAGRPVPIRAIHARAKQHLHRGQGDLSLDELEKKRRWLERCLRARRLL; from the coding sequence ATGTCGTATGTTCGGGCCCCTGTCGTACCCGAGCAGTATGAGGTTATGGAGCGCGAGACGAGCACGACCCCTTCCCCCCCGAACAGCCCTTCCCTCTCCGACAACCCGTCCACCCTGCCCGGCATCTCGCTCCGGAACGGTTTCCGCTTCCGGCGCGGGCAGCAGGCCTTCCTCGAAAAGCTCGCCGCCGCCTTCGCGCGGGGCGAGATGAACCACCTGGGCGTCTTCGTGCCCGGCTACGGCAAGACGATCACCGCCCTGGCCTCGTTCGTGGTGGCGCACGCCCTGGACATCGCCCGCAAGCTCGTCGTGTTCGTCCCCCGCGGCAACCTCCGCGACCAGTACGCCGACGGCGAGGCCCTCGGCCGCCTCTTCCGCAACCTCGGCGCCCCACCCTTCACCTTCTGCGTGGCCGACTCCGAGCGCGTCTTCCTCAAGAACCTGAAGACGCAGATCATCATCACCACGTACCAGTACGCCAGCGGGCGCGGGGGGCACAAAGCCCTGAAGCAGTACTGCGCCTCGGCCCCCTGCATGTTCGTCTTCGACGAAGTACACCACCTGGCCGAGGACGGCCTCTGGGCCGAGAAGATCGCGGCGTTCCCACACGTGTGCAGCGTGGCCCTCTCGGGCACGCCCATGCGGTCGGACAACAAGACCCTCTTCGGCGTCCCCATGGCCCCGGGCGACGACGAGCACGAGTACTACGTGGCCCTCCACGAGGTCACCATGCGCGACGCCCACGAGGAGGGCGGCATCCTCAAGCGCGTCCGCGCCCACGTGGTGGACTACCGGCTGAAGATGGTGCGCGGCGACACGGGCGAGGAGGTGGAGCTGTCCCTCTCGGGCATGCGCGAGCTCGGGCAGTCCAGCCGCGAGATCGACACGTACCTGGCCCGGCGTAAGCTGCGCTTCCACGAGGTGTACCTGGAGTCGCTTCTCAAACCCGCCTTCGACGTCTTCGCCGAGAAGCGCCGGCGGCTGCGCGAGGTGCTCACCCGTACGGGGCGGGCCGCCCGCGGGCCGTTCCGCAACCACCAGATGCTCATCATCGCCATGAGCAACCGGCACGCCGCCGCCATCCTCGACTTCGTCCGCGCCCGCTTCCCGCAGTACGCCGCCGACCGCATCGGACAGGACCTCCCCGCCGCCACCTGCCAGGCCCGCCTCGACGACTACCGCGAAGGCCGCCTCGACGTGATGGTGCAGGTGGACATGATCGGCGAGGGCACGGACATCAAACCCATCAGCGTCATCGTCAAGGCCGACCTCGTGCGCGCCGTCTCGAAGACGCTCCAGCAGGTCTTCCGCGGGATGCGCTACTTCGACGGGTTCGACGAGGAGGCCAACGTGTGCGACATCTTCGCCGCGGACGACTCGGAGGTGGTCTCGGTGCTCGAATGGATCACATCGGAGGAGCAACTGGGCGTGCGGCGACGGCGCGAGCGGGAGGCCCGCGAGGCCCCGCCGGCCCGCGAGGCCTTGGAGACGAGCCGGTGGGAGCTGAAGCACGTTGAACACCAGCGCATCAAGTCGCACAGCCTGGAGCTGTTCCCCGGCTCGGGGGAGCGGAGCGCCCTGTACCTGCGCGAGCTGCACGCCGCCCCGCCCCGCCGCGAGGCCGCCTCGCACGCCGTGGACGTACAGGCCCGCGAGAAGGCCCTCCGCAAGGCCTGTGCGGACCTCGCCGCCGAGCTACACCACGTCCTCACCGCCGCCGGCCGCCCGGTGCCCATCCGCGCCATCCACGCCCGCGCCAAGCAGCACCTCCACCGCGGCCAGGGCGACCTCAGCCTGGACGAACTGGAGAAGAAACGCCGCTGGCTCGAACGCTGCCTGCGCGCCCGGCGGCTGCTCTGA